One stretch of Planococcus sp. PAMC 21323 DNA includes these proteins:
- the thiD gene encoding bifunctional hydroxymethylpyrimidine kinase/phosphomethylpyrimidine kinase: protein MKKTPQTLTIAGSDSGGGAGIQADLKTFQELGVYGTSAITAVTAQNTLGVSAIYPMSKQAVQTQLEAIGSDFDVTAVKTGMLFNPEIIQETARMIQQFGWGNLVVDPVMIAKGGANLLQPAAVEALKTHLLPLALLVTPNIPEAEALTSISITDVFSRRRAAEHILSLGAQSVVIKGGHSTDPDYAEDYFLHINRETAVYRSARIETNQTHGTGCTFAAAVTAQLAKGQELTAAILTAKEFIQAALSDPLNIGNGHGPTNHGAYQLRRHEKTEVNKIEVFQ, encoded by the coding sequence ATGAAGAAAACACCACAAACCTTAACTATAGCGGGTTCAGATTCTGGAGGAGGAGCGGGCATCCAAGCGGATTTGAAAACTTTTCAAGAGCTGGGCGTTTACGGGACTTCAGCAATTACCGCAGTCACTGCTCAAAATACACTGGGTGTTAGCGCGATTTATCCCATGTCAAAGCAAGCTGTTCAAACTCAATTAGAGGCAATAGGCAGTGATTTTGACGTAACTGCAGTGAAAACAGGTATGTTGTTTAACCCAGAAATTATTCAAGAAACAGCGAGAATGATTCAACAGTTTGGCTGGGGAAATTTAGTTGTAGATCCTGTCATGATTGCGAAAGGTGGTGCGAACTTATTGCAGCCTGCTGCGGTAGAAGCATTAAAAACCCATCTATTACCGCTAGCTTTATTAGTCACACCTAATATTCCGGAAGCAGAAGCTTTAACGAGCATTTCTATTACGGATGTCTTTAGCCGACGACGTGCAGCAGAACATATTTTGTCGTTAGGAGCACAATCGGTTGTCATTAAAGGTGGCCATAGTACAGATCCAGACTATGCAGAAGATTATTTTTTGCATATCAATAGGGAAACAGCGGTATACCGATCTGCTCGTATAGAGACTAACCAAACGCACGGCACTGGATGCACATTTGCAGCGGCTGTAACGGCACAGCTCGCAAAAGGACAAGAGCTAACAGCGGCCATTTTGACGGCGAAGGAGTTTATCCAAGCAGCGCTCAGCGATCCATTGAATATTGGTAACGGTCATGGTCCTACAAATCACGGGGCTTATCAACTGAGAAGACACGAAAAAACGGAGGTAAATAAAATTGAGGTTTTCCAATAA
- the tenA gene encoding thiaminase II — protein sequence MTFCKEVRKECDHLWQASFDHPFVKGIEDGTLPVDIFRFYVMQDAYYLSHFAKIQALGASKAKDLETTQRFAIHASHTSTAELSLHQSFMKILDVTEKDWSQFEPSPTAYAYVSHMYRASAGELADVLAAILPCYWLYYEIGERLKHAKPDHPIYDRWIETYGSEEFGELVNEQIDRMNRLAEELPEARRKELKDHFQKSSYYELNFWDQAWRKETWAIDAVDKVGV from the coding sequence ATGACTTTTTGTAAAGAAGTAAGAAAAGAATGTGACCACTTATGGCAGGCAAGTTTTGATCATCCGTTTGTTAAGGGAATTGAAGACGGGACATTACCGGTCGACATATTCCGTTTTTATGTCATGCAAGACGCTTATTATTTATCGCATTTTGCGAAAATCCAGGCGCTGGGTGCATCTAAAGCAAAAGATTTAGAAACCACACAACGTTTTGCGATTCACGCCTCACATACCAGCACAGCTGAGCTGTCTTTACATCAATCCTTTATGAAAATTTTAGACGTGACCGAAAAAGATTGGTCCCAATTCGAACCTTCTCCTACTGCTTACGCATACGTATCACACATGTACCGGGCATCTGCAGGGGAACTAGCAGATGTATTAGCAGCCATATTGCCTTGTTACTGGTTGTATTACGAAATTGGTGAGCGATTGAAACATGCAAAACCTGATCATCCGATTTATGACCGTTGGATTGAGACTTACGGGTCCGAAGAATTTGGAGAACTCGTTAACGAACAAATTGACCGGATGAATCGGTTAGCGGAAGAATTACCAGAAGCACGACGCAAAGAACTAAAAGACCATTTCCAAAAGAGCAGTTATTACGAATTAAACTTTTGGGACCAAGCGTGGAGAAAAGAAACCTGGGCGATTGACGCTGTAGATAAAGTAGGTGTGTAG
- the rlmN gene encoding 23S rRNA (adenine(2503)-C(2))-methyltransferase RlmN has translation MKNSIYGLTIDQLKEWFLENGQKKYRAEQVWDWLYIKRVTEFAEMNNLSKECIQLLEDNFLIRTLKETVKQESADGTIKFLFQMQDGNLIETVLMRFKYGNSVCVTTQVGCNIGCSFCASGLLKKSRDLNAGEIVEQIMQVQAHFDAQQKDERVSHIVVMGIGEPFDNYTNLMGFLNVVNSQKGLAIGARHITVSTSGIVPKIYDYADEGLQVNLAISIHAPTNELRTRIMKINKAYPIEKLMASIDYYLEKSNRRITFEYILLRDVNDHVEEAHQLAKLLEDKRHLSYVNLIPYNSVDEHDQYQQSTPEAISAFYDALKKKGINCGVRHEQGADIDAACGQLRSKQIKKDKKEVTV, from the coding sequence ATGAAAAATTCCATCTATGGATTAACGATAGACCAGTTAAAAGAATGGTTTTTAGAAAATGGCCAGAAAAAATACCGTGCGGAGCAGGTATGGGATTGGTTGTATATTAAACGTGTCACTGAATTTGCGGAAATGAATAACCTTTCGAAAGAATGCATTCAACTGCTTGAAGACAATTTTTTGATTCGTACGTTAAAAGAAACGGTTAAACAAGAATCTGCAGACGGAACGATTAAGTTTCTTTTCCAAATGCAAGATGGCAACTTGATTGAAACGGTATTGATGCGTTTTAAATACGGAAATTCTGTATGTGTAACCACTCAAGTTGGTTGTAACATTGGCTGTAGTTTCTGTGCCAGCGGACTATTGAAAAAGAGCCGCGATTTAAACGCGGGCGAAATTGTTGAGCAAATTATGCAAGTACAAGCGCATTTTGATGCACAACAAAAAGACGAGCGTGTAAGTCATATCGTTGTTATGGGTATCGGTGAACCATTCGATAACTATACGAATTTGATGGGCTTCTTAAACGTTGTCAACTCTCAAAAAGGCTTAGCAATTGGAGCTCGCCACATTACTGTATCAACGAGTGGGATTGTACCAAAAATTTACGATTACGCAGACGAAGGTTTGCAAGTTAACCTTGCAATTTCGATTCACGCGCCAACAAATGAATTACGCACACGTATTATGAAAATAAACAAAGCGTATCCAATCGAGAAGTTAATGGCTTCTATCGATTACTACTTGGAGAAATCCAACCGTCGGATTACGTTTGAATATATTTTATTGCGTGATGTGAATGACCATGTGGAAGAAGCGCATCAATTAGCAAAATTGCTAGAAGATAAGCGTCACTTGTCATACGTTAACTTGATTCCATACAACTCAGTTGATGAGCACGATCAATATCAACAAAGTACACCAGAAGCAATCAGTGCATTTTATGATGCATTAAAGAAAAAAGGTATTAACTGTGGCGTACGTCACGAGCAAGGTGCAGATATTGATGCTGCTTGTGGTCAATTACGAAGCAAACAAATTAAAAAAGATAAAAAAGAAGTAACAGTTTAA
- the thiE gene encoding thiamine phosphate synthase, whose product MRFSNKPAIYFVMGSQNSGARDPLVVLERALEGGITHFQLREKGEGSLTGSALNDFALHCQKLCQSYKVPFIVNDDIELACSIGADGVHVGQDDETALQVRRLIGENKLLGVSVHSVDEARAAIQAGADYVGMGPVFGTTSKADAKKPAGVKEIMAVKREFPQLPIVGIGGITPENADQVWKAGVSGVAVISAIASAKDIAERVGAFQHSSKEGIGR is encoded by the coding sequence TTGAGGTTTTCCAATAAACCAGCAATTTACTTTGTAATGGGTTCTCAAAATTCAGGAGCAAGAGACCCTTTGGTCGTATTAGAGAGAGCGCTCGAAGGAGGCATTACCCACTTTCAACTGCGTGAAAAGGGAGAGGGATCTTTAACGGGATCAGCCTTAAACGACTTTGCGTTGCATTGTCAAAAACTATGTCAAAGCTATAAAGTCCCTTTCATCGTTAATGATGATATCGAATTAGCATGTAGCATCGGTGCTGACGGTGTTCATGTTGGTCAAGATGATGAAACAGCTCTTCAAGTGCGCCGACTGATTGGGGAAAATAAACTATTAGGTGTTTCTGTTCATTCTGTAGATGAAGCAAGAGCGGCTATCCAAGCTGGTGCAGATTATGTTGGCATGGGCCCGGTTTTTGGGACGACTTCAAAAGCGGATGCCAAAAAGCCTGCGGGTGTTAAAGAAATCATGGCAGTCAAACGTGAATTTCCTCAATTGCCAATTGTGGGTATCGGTGGAATTACACCAGAAAACGCTGACCAAGTATGGAAGGCTGGCGTATCAGGTGTTGCGGTTATTTCAGCAATAGCGAGTGCTAAAGATATTGCTGAACGAGTAGGAGCTTTCCAACATTCTAGTAAAGAAGGTATTGGCAGATGA
- a CDS encoding acetyl-CoA hydrolase/transferase family protein, translating into MEQKLDRIKAKHLQERVVTPQEAASWIQDGMTLGLSGFTRAGDVKAVPLALVERSESESFKVNVFTGASLGSDIDRLFAEAGIVNKRLPFQAEPAMRKKINEGEMLFVDHHLSHTAEWIRTGVTEAIDFAIVEALSITEDGMIIPTTSVGNSAVFAKHAKNIIVEINTAQPELFEGIHDIYDTGKQGERLPIPLTAADQRIGTKGIPVDMEKIRGIVFTEQLDSPSNIVPPDEETKIMADHLLEFLRSEVRAGRLTKKLAPLQSGIGSVANAVLHGMIDSEFEDLEVYSEVLQDSVFDLIDAGKVSFASCCSITLSEPKMKQVYGEFENYRNKIVMRPQEISNHPEIIRRLGLISINTALEFDMYGNVNSTHVSGTKMMNGIGGSGDFARNARLAIFVTKSIAKDGNISSVVPFVSHVDHTEHDVDVVVTEQGYADLRGLAPRERVEVILTNCVHPMYRAQLREYYEEALTRGGQTPHVLEKAFSWHADLAKNGTMLQKKEQLV; encoded by the coding sequence ATGGAACAGAAACTTGACCGTATTAAAGCAAAACATTTACAAGAACGAGTGGTGACTCCACAAGAAGCTGCTTCATGGATACAGGATGGCATGACACTTGGACTTAGTGGATTTACGCGTGCTGGAGATGTGAAAGCGGTTCCTTTAGCGCTAGTCGAGCGTTCGGAAAGTGAAAGCTTTAAGGTAAATGTCTTTACAGGAGCTTCGTTAGGGTCGGATATTGATCGTCTTTTTGCAGAAGCGGGTATCGTTAATAAACGCCTACCTTTCCAAGCAGAACCGGCTATGCGTAAAAAAATCAATGAAGGCGAAATGTTGTTTGTGGATCATCATTTATCCCATACGGCAGAATGGATTCGCACAGGAGTTACAGAGGCGATTGACTTTGCCATAGTGGAAGCGTTATCGATTACAGAAGATGGCATGATCATTCCGACAACTTCAGTAGGAAACTCTGCGGTTTTTGCCAAGCACGCAAAAAACATCATCGTTGAAATAAATACGGCCCAGCCAGAATTGTTTGAAGGCATTCATGATATTTATGATACGGGCAAACAAGGTGAGCGGTTGCCAATTCCATTGACAGCAGCTGATCAGCGTATTGGAACAAAAGGTATTCCAGTCGATATGGAAAAAATCCGTGGAATTGTTTTCACTGAACAGTTGGATTCTCCGTCAAACATCGTGCCACCCGATGAAGAAACTAAAATCATGGCTGATCATTTACTTGAATTTTTACGTTCGGAAGTCCGTGCAGGTCGTCTAACGAAGAAATTGGCTCCATTGCAATCCGGTATTGGATCGGTCGCGAATGCCGTATTACATGGCATGATTGATTCTGAATTCGAGGACTTAGAAGTGTACTCAGAAGTATTGCAGGACTCCGTTTTTGATTTAATCGATGCTGGAAAAGTAAGTTTTGCATCTTGTTGCTCGATCACCTTATCCGAACCGAAAATGAAACAAGTCTACGGCGAATTTGAAAACTACCGAAATAAAATCGTAATGCGCCCACAAGAAATATCCAATCACCCAGAAATTATTCGTCGACTCGGGTTGATTTCGATTAACACGGCTTTGGAATTTGATATGTATGGAAACGTTAATTCAACACATGTTTCGGGTACGAAAATGATGAATGGGATTGGCGGCTCAGGTGACTTTGCTCGTAATGCTCGATTGGCGATTTTTGTGACGAAATCAATTGCGAAAGATGGCAACATTTCAAGTGTTGTCCCTTTTGTTTCGCATGTAGATCACACGGAACACGATGTCGATGTAGTTGTGACAGAACAAGGCTATGCCGATCTTCGTGGACTTGCACCGCGTGAACGTGTAGAAGTGATATTGACTAATTGTGTACATCCGATGTACCGCGCTCAACTTCGCGAGTATTATGAAGAAGCGCTAACACGTGGCGGACAAACACCACATGTATTAGAAAAAGCATTTTCGTGGCATGCAGACTTAGCGAAAAACGGTACCATGCTACAGAAAAAAGAGCAATTAGTATAA
- the thiM gene encoding hydroxyethylthiazole kinase, which yields MFHQIKAKAPIVHCITNHVVSNFQANGLLAIGASPIMGEAPEEVAELAALSQALSLNIGTLHTESLKSMLIAGKKANQLGIPVVLDPVGAGASDFRIKAVREILESVHVNVLRCNAGELAAIAGEQWQSKGVDAGEGSLDVKNLAMTTAKKLKLVIAVTGPVDIVTDGEVVREIPFGNPVMTSVTGTGCLLSSAVAAGLAVSTKKTVEIACDVLRDYAIAGEQASQKAHLPGEFQLAFLNQLASLTDEEVQKRISLQEETV from the coding sequence GTGTTCCATCAAATAAAAGCAAAAGCACCGATTGTTCATTGCATCACCAATCATGTAGTGTCGAATTTTCAAGCAAATGGCCTATTAGCAATAGGTGCTTCTCCGATTATGGGAGAAGCACCTGAAGAAGTGGCGGAACTAGCTGCTTTATCACAAGCTTTGTCTTTAAATATCGGAACTCTCCATACGGAATCGCTTAAAAGTATGTTGATTGCTGGCAAAAAAGCCAACCAATTAGGCATTCCAGTAGTGTTAGATCCTGTTGGAGCAGGGGCCAGTGACTTTCGAATAAAAGCTGTCCGTGAAATTTTAGAGTCTGTACACGTAAATGTGCTTCGGTGCAATGCAGGAGAGCTCGCAGCGATAGCTGGTGAACAATGGCAGTCAAAAGGTGTTGATGCCGGAGAAGGCTCTCTAGACGTTAAAAATCTGGCTATGACCACTGCAAAAAAACTTAAATTAGTCATAGCGGTCACAGGGCCTGTAGATATCGTGACGGATGGGGAAGTTGTCCGTGAAATTCCTTTTGGAAATCCGGTGATGACATCTGTTACAGGAACAGGGTGTTTATTAAGTAGTGCCGTTGCGGCTGGACTTGCTGTGTCTACTAAAAAAACGGTGGAAATCGCCTGTGATGTTTTACGCGATTACGCAATTGCGGGTGAACAAGCAAGTCAAAAAGCACATTTACCTGGAGAATTTCAACTAGCTTTTCTAAATCAATTAGCGAGCCTGACAGATGAAGAAGTACAAAAACGAATTTCTTTACAGGAGGAAACGGTATGA
- the thiW gene encoding energy coupling factor transporter S component ThiW, with translation MNTRKLILMAMFVAIGVAGSAFVYFPAGIARAYPIQHAVNVIAAVFFGPGPAVIIAFVTGVVRVLTGTGSLLAFPGGMIGALLAGIMYAKFGKIWFAAIGEVIGTGLIASLIAVPYARLLLGTEFGAFFFIPPFFISSLTGAVLGALVVARLKKVNTIQVWQ, from the coding sequence ATGAATACGAGAAAACTAATCTTAATGGCTATGTTCGTTGCAATAGGAGTTGCCGGTTCTGCTTTTGTGTATTTTCCCGCGGGCATTGCACGCGCTTATCCCATTCAACATGCAGTTAATGTCATTGCAGCAGTCTTTTTTGGTCCAGGTCCAGCAGTAATCATCGCATTTGTTACCGGAGTTGTGCGTGTATTGACTGGTACAGGTTCGCTATTAGCTTTTCCAGGAGGCATGATTGGGGCCCTTTTGGCTGGTATTATGTACGCTAAGTTCGGAAAAATTTGGTTCGCTGCAATAGGAGAAGTAATAGGAACAGGTTTAATAGCATCTCTCATTGCAGTACCTTATGCTCGTCTGTTATTAGGAACCGAATTTGGAGCCTTCTTTTTTATCCCACCTTTTTTCATCTCTAGTCTTACCGGTGCTGTTTTAGGAGCACTAGTGGTCGCACGACTGAAGAAAGTAAATACGATTCAAGTCTGGCAATGA